AAATGTTAAGTGTTACGCAAATTATTTAAAGTTACAGTTATTAGATTGGAGTTTATCATGGAAAATAAGTATTCCATAGGTCAAATGGCAAAAATGTTTAACTTACCAGTTAAAACATTACGATATTATGATGAAATTAATCTTTTTAAACCCCAGTTTATTAATGAAAAAACTGGTTATAGGTATTACTCAGCAGACCAAATAGAGCATTTAGATACAGTTTTATTTTTAAAGATTTTAGGTATGCCTCTAAAAAAGATTAAAAAGCATTTAGATAACCCTGTTATAGACGATTTTTTGATGTTATTAAAAGAACAACAAAAACAAACCGAAAGAAAAATAGAAGAGCTTAAAGATATTCATAACAAGTTTCAAACCCGGATTGATGCTATAGAAGAAATAAAAAGAATTGAAGAATTTAATAAGGTTATAGAAAAACGAATATCTAAAAGGCGAATAGTATTATTAAAAGAGAGCTTTTACTTAAATACCAGCCTCGAACTTTTATTAAAAAAGCTAGAGCGTAAAATAAATATAATGTTACCAGTAATTATAGGTAATGTTATTTTACGTATGTCTAAAGATAATATGCAAAGTCATAAATTTTATGAGTATAGCTCAGTTGGTATGCTGTTAGAGTCTATTAAAATTAAACCTAACTTAGTAGAAGAAATACCTGAATCTGATTTTGTATGTATTTGGTTTAAAGGCACTCACGAGCAAGCTCACCTTTATTACAACACATTACTAAACTATATCCAACAGCACAACTACACAATAATTGGCAATTCCATTGAGCGAACCATTAGTAATCAGTTTATTACTAAAAATACAGAGTATCATATAACAGGTATTGAAATTCCCGTTAAAAAGTAATACTTCATTATTTAGCAATTCTCCTTAAGTTATTTTTTATAAAATTATTAATTTCTGTTTCATATAACTTATAATTTTTAAAAAAGGCTGTTACATGTTTAGTGTTTTTAAAAGTTACCATCTTTTTAGTACCTGAACCAATTGTTTCATAGAGTTGCTTACCCATATTATAATCACAAACAGTATCTGTTTCACTATGCATTATTAGAGTAGGTATTGTTGTATTTTTAATAAACTTAGCTACATTAACCTCTTTATATGAAAATCCATTAATCAACTTATTAAACATGCTACCTATATTTAGAACTAAAGTTACTGGTAGTTTAAAGCCAAGCTTAGAGTGTATGCTATACTCTATCTCTTGATACATGTTATTAAATGGGCTCTCCATAATAGCAAAATCTATATTATTTTGAGCATGTTTACTTCCTATATAAAAACCTACAGTAGAGGCTCCCATAGATTGCCCTAATACTCCCAATGGTACACCTTTAGATTTTGATTTAACAAAGTTTATTACATCTTGTAAATCATCTTTTTCATAATAACCAAAGGTAACTGTTTTAGCAGTGTTATCTCCATGGGCACGTTGATCGTATACTACAACGTTAAAATCCTGTTTAATAAACATCTCTGCTAAGGGCAACATAGTTGAATGATTTGTTTCATGCCAGTGTATTAGTACCATAGTAGGTTTAAAATAGTCACCATTTACGAAGTACTTAATGGGTATATCGTGGCCCCATTTACTGGATTTAATAGTGCTCTGTTTAAGAATTTTGGTATATGAGTCGTAAAATTCTTGTTTATTAAAACCCATATCCTCTAAAAACATCTTAGACACTTTTAAAGTATGTTCTTTACTCATTTGTAAAGGATAATAACCTATTGCAATGCCTGTAATCAGTGGTATTAAAAGGGCAATTATAGCTATGATTAGTAGAGCTTTTTTATTAATTAATTTCATTTTTTCTTTACCTATACGTTTTATAAAGTTATTCTAGCATAAATATTACTTGAAAACTATCAAAATTTAGAGCTTAATAGTGTTTATTGGTAGATATTATTTTCACTTCTACAATGGTCAACATACCATACTTGAGCTAAAAAATCATTCTGCTTAGCTTGTTGATCAAAGTTCCAGGGAGACTGTACACATTTACTACACCAATGTCCTGCTTTTAAAACTAAATATGGGCTTGCTTTAAACTCATGTCCTTCCGAACATAACCATTTGAGCTTTGTGTGCAAATCACCTTTAACCATTGTTAAAGATAAACACTTTCCACCTCTATATTCTGCAGCTTTTTGCATATCTTCAATAACAAACTCTTGATCTTTTTTTGTTTCATCATACCCATGGTTAAGAGTTATATGGGGGGGGTCTATAATGTGGTTAAACGTGTGCCAATCACCAATACTATTCCAATCTTTAATTGATCCAAAATATGCTTTTATTTTAGTTTTATCATTATGTTTTGCCCAGTAAAGAGGGGTATTTGCATTCTTTAAACTCTCCTTAATCATATGTTTTTTAACTATTTTTTTAGGTAGGTATTTGAGTAATTTTATATAGAAAGGTAATTTATCTTTAATGCCCTGCATTATATCTTTTAAACCTTCACTTCTAAAGTTAAGATACTCATTTAATTTATCTGAATCTAAGTAAAAATGTCCATGAAAATTTCTTAAGGCAAACATATTGGGATTATATATATCATGTAGGTTAATATTCATTAAGTTGAGTAGTTTTTGCATAAGTTGATATGCTGTTAATCTGTAACACTTTCCCCCTCCTATATTATATACTTTACGCCAAAAATGCTTAGGTAAATCTTTAAAACAGATATTGGCTAACAATCTGCCTGAGTCTTTAGCCGATACCCATTCAATATGATTATTTAAAGATTGATGAAAAGCAATTCCATCGTTAATGCTAAGAATTTTAGTATGCAAAATACCCGTTTGCCTTATAGAGACCCATTGTTTAAGACCAGACTCAATAACATACCGCTCTGCTGCAATTTTAGACAAAGCATAGTAATCATATACACTTGGCACTAAGGGGTCACCTACTCGCCCCCAATGCACAGGAAAAGCTCTGTTACCTGTTTGGGCTACGGTACCAACATATACTAATTTGACTTGGCTATTATCTTTTCTCTGCAAAATTGCATCTACAATATTTTTAGTTCCACCATAATTAACCTTCCAAGCAAGTTCAGGATTACGGTCAGCGAGTGGTGATACTAGTGCTCCAACATGAAGTACTATATCTACACCCTTTATTGCTTTTTTAACATCGTTATAGTTTACTAAATCTCCCCAAATAATTTTTACATTGTTTTCTTTTTTATATTTAGCTAAAATTTTTTTATCTTTTTGGGTTGGTAATGAAAAAAGTATTAAGTTATGTTTATCTTTATGCTTTAATAACTCAGCTACCCCCGCTTGTCCCATAGTTCCACTAGCTCCTGTTAGCAATATGGTGATTTTTTTCATTTTTATGCCCCTTTAACACCATTAATATATACATAAATTATAATTAAAAGTTCTCGTTTAACACTTAAAAATCCTTTTACTTATTAAAGCACACTAACAACAAAGCTCTAAATTTAAATAAAACTAAGCTAAAAAATATGTATACAATACTGTAGTTACTTGACTAAAGCAATATAGTAAATTATAATAGTGTTATAATTTTTATAAGGGTGTTATAAATATGAATAAATCAGCAATTAGTAAACGACAGTTAAAGGCCCAAAGAGTTAAAGACCTGTTTATTGAAACAACAAAAAATATAATAATTGAACAGGGCATTAAAGAGGTTTCAGCACGTAAGGTTGCTGATGAAGCAGGCTATACCTTTGCAACTATCTACAATCATTTTAAAAATATGGATGAGCTTTTGTTTGCTACAAGGTCAAAGATTATAGCGGAGTTAATTAGTGTATTACAGATTACAGCTAATAATTCGAAAAACGTTATTTATGATGTTTTTAGATGTTATATAGATTACCTAGTTAATAATACAAATATATTTGAGTTATTATTTTATGTAAAACTAAATAAACAACATACTAATTTTGAAAAGAATGTAGACTATGCTTTACTCAGTGAGATGTTTATAAATTCATTTAAACAACTTAATTATAGGGAGGAGCTACTTGATGTCTGCAATACCATTTTTTTTAGTATTCATGGCATGTTAATGATATATATATCAGGTAATTTTAATATGCAAAAAGAAGAACTTTTTTTACACCTTAATAAAACGCTAAAGCTATTTAAGTTGGAGGTAAATAATGCCTAAAGAAATTATTAACACTATTTTTGCTAAGCTAAGCTCTGTATTATTAATCTTTACTATACTTTTATGGCTATTTAGAATTGTTGATAACAAGAAAAAAGGAAAAATTAATAACATATATAAAAAAACCAAAGGTTTTCATAAAATTGCTGGTAAACTACTAATAATAACCTCACTAATACATGGATTATTAGCCCCTGTAAAGATACTATCTCTTAACTTTGGAACAGCAACATTTATTACTGTATTTATTATTGCTATTAGCTGCGCTTTTCAAAACGATACTAATTTAAATAAATGGCTTATACCACATCGAATTTTGGCTCTATTAGCCTTTGCTTTTATGGTTTTACATTTAATAACAAAATAGTAGCAATGAAATTAAAATAAAATCATCCTATTTCACAGGATTAGGCACAAAAACTAAAAAAATATCGCCCACAACAGAGAGAATTTGCTGTGGGCGATATTATATAAATAATTGCTATTTATACCTTTTCGGTTTTTAAAATTTTCACCAATGAAATCATGGCAAAAATCATAATAAAAGCAAATGGGAAAGCCGCTACAATTGAGGCTGTTTGCAACATTTGCAGACCATTTGCGGTAACTAATAGTAAAGATAAGGCAAGTCCAGACTGAATTACACCCCAAATTATTTTACGCTTAGTAGAGGGATTCATTTCGCCATTAGAGGATAACATGCCTAATACAAAAGTGGCTGAATCTGCCGATGTCACAAAAAAAGTACATAATAATACAACAGCAATTAATGAGATAACTGTACCTAAAGGATACTGTTGCATAACTACAAAGAGTGAAGTTTCGGTAACTGCAGCAGCTTTGGTAGCAACATCAATTCCTGTATTAATACCAGTTGCACCAAATACAGCAAACCATAAAAATGATGCTAAAGTTGGTGCTAACAGTACTCCACCTACAAACTGCTTAATTGTACGGCCACGAGAAATACGGGCAATAAAGGTGCCTACAAATGGCGCCCAAGCAATCCACCAAGCCCAGTAAAATATAGTCCAACCGCCATACCAACTATTATCACCATAAGGACCAATTCTAAAACTGTCTCTTATGAAATTACCAAAGTATGCCCCTAAGCCATCTGTGAAAGTATTTATGATTAATAAAGTAGGGCCAACAATAGCAGTGGCAATTAATAATATTCCTGCAACAGAAACATTTAAATTAGAAAGGAACTTTATACCCTTATCAAGACCAGTAACTGCTGAAATCATAAACAGAATAGTTACAATAGCAACTATAGCTAATTTAACTAAGTTTGTTTCGGGTATACCAAATAAGAAGTTAAGACCACTATTGATTTGTAGTGTTCCCAAACCAAGTGAAGTAGCTACACCTGCAATTGTTGCAAAAATAGCCAAAATATCTATGAGTTTACCAATAGGACCATTTGCTCGTTCTTCACCTAATAGCGGTATAAATACACTACTAATTAGGCCAGGTTTACCTTTTCTAAATTGCATATATGCTAGTGCTAAAGCTAGTACACAATAGTTGGCCCAAGGGTGTAAACCCCAGTGAAAAAAAGATTTTTTTATAGCAAAATCGGCGGCAGCACCACTACCAGCAGCTGCTCCTAAAGGATTAATAAAGTGTTTTAACGGTTCTGCAACACCCCAAAAAACTAAACCAATTCCCATACCCGCTGAAAATAACATGGCAAACCAAGACATAAGACTATAAGCAGGTTTGCTATCATCGGGACCAAGTTTAATTTTGCCATATTTACTAAATGCAATCCATATTGCAAATGCTACAAATGAAAACATAGTTAACACATAAAACCAGCCAAAGTTTGTATTTAAATAATTAAAAGCAGCCTTTGCTGCAGACTCAAACCCTTGCGGAATAAGCATTGCCCAAGCAACTATAGCCAAAGTAAATATAACAGATATATAAAATACAACATTATTTTTCTTTTTTATAGTAATTCCCTCCTTACACATTTATGAGGGATAATTATAGTGTCATTATCCCTCACAAATAAACTTAATTAATATTTTACCTTAAATACAGTTTGCTCTTTAACATCAGCTGTTAAAGCATCTAGGGCTACCCCTACTCTATGATAGCGTAATTTCCATTGCTCTTCTTTACTGGTAGATGGATCACCTAATGGATAAGGTATAGAAATAGTTGGTACCATTTTGTTGGCGCCTACAGTTTTTGCAACTGGAATAAGGTTAGCCATTTGCACAACTGGAATACCTGCTTTTTCAATCTCTTTAACAATCGTTGCACCGCAACGTGTACAGGTTCCTCAAGTAGAAGATAGAACTACTGCGTCCACACCTTCATTTACAAAGTATTCAACCATTTCTTGACCCATACGAGCTGCCTCAGCCTGGGTTGTGCCAGTACCTACAGTAGAATAAAAATATTCATGTAGTTTGCCAATTTTGCCTTCTTTTTCATAGGCTCTTAAAGCATCTATAGGTACACATACATTTGGATTAGCATCTGCTGCAGCTGGGTCATAACCAGCGTGAATAGTTTTAAATACTCCACCCTCTAAACGATCCATATCTTTTATGCTATAACGTCCCCATCTTGTTGCAGATGCAGATTGAATACGATCTGGATTAGCTACTGGCACAATACCACCAGAAGTAGCAAAAGCAATAGTAGCTTTACTTAAATCTTTAATAGGTGCAGCAATTTCTACTTTATCTAGCGCAGGAATTGGCAATTCACTGACAAAATCTTCGCCTCTTAGCTTTTTAATTAACATACTAACAACGCGCTCAGAAGCAGGAACTTTATCCTCTCTCCAAACTTGGTGACGAATACCACGACCAAAGTATCCTTCGGTATCGGCATCAAATAACTCTTCGTTATTAAACATTTTGTTAGCGTAATCAGCAATAACCTTAATATTTTTACGCATTGCTGCAGCACTTCTGCCACCCTTAAAAATAATCATGTCTTTTCTAAACATTTCTACGCCAGGGTTTTCTTCATGCATAGAAGTTAATACTGGTACATTAAATTTCTCTTGAACAGCTTTACAGATAACACCACAGGCATTACCATAACGTCCAGCCTGAAAAGCAGGACCAGCTAAAAATATATCAAATTCCTTATCAGCTAAAAAACCTAAAATTTGTTCTACTGCATCAGCTTCATTAGAACCCATATAGTTATCACCGCAAATTACGGTATGTGTTACCTCTGCATTGAGTTGTTTATTATACTCCATAGCAGGGCCAACTAAACCTTCTCTAATTACAGGTGCAAAATCAGCTTTATCTTCTCCACCAATTTGACCAAAGAATTGATTTAAATAAACAATTGCTTTTTTCACTTAGTATACCCCCCTAGTATTCTTTTACTGTTTTTGTTGACCAGCCTACAACCTGATCTCCACAAAACATAGCATTATTTTCCATAATAATTGAGCCATCTTCTTTAACAGATGCACCTAAAATTTCATCATCTGCCCAACCACCAGATAAACCATCTCTGGCTAAAGCCTGTAGTTCACCAATAACACGTTCCATTGGTGGAAGTTTAATTAACTCAGATACATTACCACAAGAAACAATTGCATCTGCCTTTTCATCTAAAGTTACTAAAGGCTGAGAAGCACCGTCTCTACCAGTACACTCATTAGTTAAACCTACTGTTTTAACTCCAGCATCTTCAAGAGCAACAATACAAGCAATAAAGTCAGCATCTGGGTTACCGTAACCCTCTTCTGCCACAATTGCTCCATCTGCACCTAAAGCATTTGCCATAGAGGCTACGACTAAAGCAGATCTTTGTTTTTGCTCTAAAGCTACGTTTAGGTTTGAAAGTATAACACCTAAGAAATTAAGGCTTTTACCATGTTCTTTATATAAACTTTTTATAGCAGGGAAGTTTTGAAAATCATAGGTAGACCATTTAGATGAACAAGGCATAAAAGAACCTGAAATAATTGCTCCATCTAAAATCTCATTAGGATGAACAAAAGTAGGAACCATTCTGTTGCAATCCCAACCGTAAAACAAATCGTTGTAACCCAATTCTTCCATTTGAGATTGAGGCTGTAACACCATAACTACATTTGGTAAGTCATTAGTATTTTTTTGCTTTGTAACTGGTTCAAGCTCATAAGTTTCTAACTCTTCTGGCTCAAGATCTTTAACACAACTACCAATATACTCAGCTAATCGCATACCAGCCCAGCGTAAAGCACGGTTTTTCTTTTGTTGCTCTCGCTGCTCAAATACCTCATCACTATCTGCTACTAATACAATATTTTTTAATTGAGAGTAGTAAGTGTACTTAGCACCTTCACCTGCCATATCAATTAAACCATCTTGGAATCCACCCCAGTGTCTACCAACTACTAACACACTACAGCCTTTTAAGGCATGAGTTCTGCCAGAGCCAGCTCTTACTAAGTCCCCAGTTGTTCCTGGGAATAATGGAGAGCCATCTAATTTAATGCGAGGCTCAATTGCCTCTTTAACAGGTACTAAACGAACATTATCTCCTGGTTTTACTATCTCGATATCAGCTTCTGTAATATGCTCATCTTCTCTAACTACAGCTAAAGCTTCTTGTTTATTTACAGTAAGAATACCATTAGCATAAGATGTAACGTCACCAAAAACTATATCTTTAACAAAGAAGTTGCCTAATTCTAGTTTCATATTGTTCTCCTTTCAGCACAATATTAAAACACAATTTATTTAAACGTGTTTATTTTTTATATTTTGATTATATTATAAACCTATTTAACTTGGCAATAGAAAATTACAATATATTTTAATAATCTCTAATTCCTTTACAGTGTTTACGGTCTTATGCTAATATATACTATCAATAACATGTAAATGGTGGGGTTTTATGGACAACAAAATACTTAAAAAGAATAGAATGCTTCGATATTTTATTGATGCAGCAAGTGAAATTATTGAAAAACAAGGTGTAGAGGCAATTACAGTACGTAAAGTTGCTGATTTGGCAGGTTATAATAGTGCAACTCTTTATAATTACTTTGAGAATTTAGATCATTTAATATCTATGGCTTCATTAAAATTTATGCGAGCCTATACAGAGGATTTGCCAAATTATTTAAAAGATTGTCCAAACACTATATGTAGAGTTTTAAAAGTATGGGAGTGTTTTTGTTACTACTCATATTCATCGCCTAAAATATACTCATATATCTTTGGCAAAAATGTGTTTAAACCTTACCCAAACAATATTAGAGAGTTCTATAATGTTTACCCAGAGCATTTAAGTGCTTTGCCAGCAGATATACTAGAGATGTTAACCCAAGATGATATCTACTTTAGGGCTTTAATACTCTTAAAAAGATGTGTTAACGAAAAGTATTTAAGAGAAGAAGATATTAATGATATCAATGAAATGACCTTGTTTATATATCAAGGTATATTATCGGAGGTGTTAACAGGTAGATTTAAAGGCTCTGTAGAGGATGCTGTAAACAAAACATTAAGGTACTTACGTAAAATCTTTGACATGCATTTGGTTAAAGATTGTGATTTATCTTATTAAATAATTTAAATAAACATCATGCTAAAACGATTCATTTTTCGTAAATTCACAATACCTAAAAACAAGTGGTAAATACCACTTGTTTTTTTAACAGCTAACATACTTAAAGAAATTTTCTAAATGTAGCCCTATGTTCATCTTGAAAGTTAACTAAAAACTCGTAGCCATTTTTTTGCATTTCTAATATATGCTTATTTTTTTCATCAATACTGCCATAAACATAAGAAGTATAATGCACCTTTTCAATTTTATTTGTAACATTTCTCATATTTTCACCTATCCTTATTTACTTATTATATATTATGTTCAAAATAGCAAATAAAATTGCGTGCTGTGTTTAACTATAATACTTTAAACTCATTACCCATTAATAAAAAATTCCAAATTGTTTGCATAACACAGTTATTTAATAAAGTTAAAAAATGTACTAAAAGAAACAGTTAGGATAGTTTGTATTTATGTAATAGCCAAGGAGCAAACCTCAAAACACTAACAAGCTAATACTACGTTTACCCTAAACTAAAGAATTTATGGTTAGGGGTTACCCGCTTAGCTTTAACTTAAAATTCAGTTTACTTAGTACAGTCAATAATATTTAAAACAGTATACCGATAGTGCAAAATTATAGCAAAAATTTTTCATTACAACTATGCTCATTACATTACTATAAGTACTTACTAAAAACCGAATCTATCACCTTATCTACTAATAAATCTCTATCTTTTTCTTCTCTAAAATCAAGAGCTAAATCCGCTTTTGCTAAGTCTGTTCGTAAAAATAAACCCTGTAAAGCAAAAATCAAATTATAAGCAAGTATTTTAATATCTAATAAATCAGTGCCATTTGGGCAAACAGCTTTTACTATTGGTAAATACACACTTAAAGTTTGGTTAGTATTATCATTAAATGCCCCTTTTTGCATATCCGTTAAAATAGAGATACGTGCTATGTTTTCATTGTCAACCAAAAAAGTACAGGTTGACTTTATCATCATCCTTAACCTCTCAAGGGCAGTTTTATTTTTTAATAACAAACACATGTTGTTAAATTGCTGTATAACATCACCAATAATTTGCTGAACACAACACGCTATTAAATTCTCTTTACTTTTAAAATGATAGTTTATAAGTCCAGTACCTACCCCTGTTGCTTTGCAAATATCCCTAATGGTAATTTTACTAACATCGTCATTGGCATTTATTAAATTTATTGTTTCATTAATTATGCTTTGCTTAATATTCTTTTTCACTTTACCAATACATCTCCAAACCTTGCTATTATGCCTTTAATAATAATACTAACAGCCAAAATAAGCAAAGCGTTTTTAGGGTTTGCTATTATGGGCAAGTTAAGCTTAAAAAGCTGTGTTATAAAACAAGCTAAAGCAATAGTACCAACTACATAAGCCATAATTGTAAAGCCGTGAAATGGAGCATTTGTAATAAACTTGCCTATACTAATTCCGCAAAAACACATACCTATTATACCCAAGGTAATAACAGCAGAACGAGCGCTATTAATAAACATAAACTGCTTATTTGTTAATCCTAAAATCACTATAAATATAACAAAAATAAGCTCTATAACTAAAATTGCAATATCTTTCATTTTTACTCTCCCGTATAACTATTGAACAATACATTGAACATTGTTCAGTTTTAGTGTAGCACAATATTTAGTTCATGAAAAGGTTATTTTGTAAATTAGTTTGTCATAATAATTTAGGTAACTAGCTATGTTTATAAAATAATCAAAATGCTATTACTAAAATTAACTTGTTAACACTTATATACGTGTTTATATTAAGTACTTATCCTGTTTTAAAATATGTTATCTTGACAGTTATATAACCTCATGATAAACTAGTTTTTGTTAAATAAATTTAACGAGCCGAGATGGCGAAATTGGCAGACGCACCAGACTCAAAATCTGGCGTGGTTTACCCCACGTGAGGGTTCGAGTCCCTCTCTCGGCACCAAACTAAAACAGCCTGTTAACTATAGTTAACAGGCTGTTTTGTTTGTTTTAAACTAGATACTTTATTAGTATTTTTATTAACTCTATTTAAGCTTATTTAACCACCCACTACTACATAACCAGTAAAAAATTTACCTGATTTTAATCAGCTCTCCATTACTCATTTTACTTACTGTATCACATAACATTTCTACATCTTCGGGCATATGGGTTGCAATAAGTAAGGTTTTATTTTTCTTTTTCATGTTTAACAAAATATCTCTAAACTCTTTCATTGCTTTTTCGTCAAGGCCATTTAAGGGTTCGTCAAGAATAATTAAATCATTATTATCCATTAACACTTGAGCTAATCCTAATCTTTGTTTCATTCCAGTAGAGTATTTACCAGCCTTTTTATGCATATGTTCTTTTAACCCTACCTGTTCCATTATTTTTGCTAAGTACTGTTTATCAGGTTTCTGAGTTAAATTTTGCAAGTATTTTAAATTATTCAAACCACTTTCTGCTGATAAAAAGCTTGGTGATTCAATAATACAACTCATACTCTCAGGAAAATCACAGTCTTTTCCTAAAACCTTACCATTTACTACTATTTCACCACTTGTTACAGGTGTTAATCCACTAATAGTTTTTAGCAACATGCTTTTTCCAGAGCCGTTTCTACCCACTATGCCATGTGTTTTACCTTGTTCAAATGTAACATTTATATTTTTTAATATTTGTTGAGTTTTTATTTTTTTATTTACATTAGTTATAGTTATATAAGCATTAGTCATCAAAATCACCTCTAGTAAAATTTAGCACATCATTTTTTCTAATAAGCAAGTGCGAAATAGTTATAAAAAGTAGGCTTAAAACAATTAAAATTAGCGCTGAGCTTTGGGCACTAGCCATTGATCCGTTTAAAACCGCTTGAAACTGATGCTCGCTATAAGTACCATGATACAAAGGGGAAAACCAAGATATGATATTAAAGGCTCTATCACCCGGCACAAACATTCTAATTAACCAGTTTACGGCATTGAGCATTAATAATATAATAGGCGCAATTAAATAATTGCTATTTAAATTTATAAGTACTGTTAAAGTTCCAAAGAATATAAATAATAACATTTGTAATAAAAAGGTATAAATAAATGCCTTTATCGGCAAGTCATTATATAAAATAAACTGTGGTACCGATGATGATACTGCCGAGTATCCTGTAGCTGTTTTGTTCATTGCTAGTAAATGTGCTG
This Clostridium sp. 'deep sea' DNA region includes the following protein-coding sequences:
- a CDS encoding MerR family transcriptional regulator, with protein sequence MENKYSIGQMAKMFNLPVKTLRYYDEINLFKPQFINEKTGYRYYSADQIEHLDTVLFLKILGMPLKKIKKHLDNPVIDDFLMLLKEQQKQTERKIEELKDIHNKFQTRIDAIEEIKRIEEFNKVIEKRISKRRIVLLKESFYLNTSLELLLKKLERKINIMLPVIIGNVILRMSKDNMQSHKFYEYSSVGMLLESIKIKPNLVEEIPESDFVCIWFKGTHEQAHLYYNTLLNYIQQHNYTIIGNSIERTISNQFITKNTEYHITGIEIPVKK
- a CDS encoding alpha/beta fold hydrolase gives rise to the protein MKLINKKALLIIAIIALLIPLITGIAIGYYPLQMSKEHTLKVSKMFLEDMGFNKQEFYDSYTKILKQSTIKSSKWGHDIPIKYFVNGDYFKPTMVLIHWHETNHSTMLPLAEMFIKQDFNVVVYDQRAHGDNTAKTVTFGYYEKDDLQDVINFVKSKSKGVPLGVLGQSMGASTVGFYIGSKHAQNNIDFAIMESPFNNMYQEIEYSIHSKLGFKLPVTLVLNIGSMFNKLINGFSYKEVNVAKFIKNTTIPTLIMHSETDTVCDYNMGKQLYETIGSGTKKMVTFKNTKHVTAFFKNYKLYETEINNFIKNNLRRIAK
- a CDS encoding NAD(P)-dependent oxidoreductase yields the protein MKKITILLTGASGTMGQAGVAELLKHKDKHNLILFSLPTQKDKKILAKYKKENNVKIIWGDLVNYNDVKKAIKGVDIVLHVGALVSPLADRNPELAWKVNYGGTKNIVDAILQRKDNSQVKLVYVGTVAQTGNRAFPVHWGRVGDPLVPSVYDYYALSKIAAERYVIESGLKQWVSIRQTGILHTKILSINDGIAFHQSLNNHIEWVSAKDSGRLLANICFKDLPKHFWRKVYNIGGGKCYRLTAYQLMQKLLNLMNINLHDIYNPNMFALRNFHGHFYLDSDKLNEYLNFRSEGLKDIMQGIKDKLPFYIKLLKYLPKKIVKKHMIKESLKNANTPLYWAKHNDKTKIKAYFGSIKDWNSIGDWHTFNHIIDPPHITLNHGYDETKKDQEFVIEDMQKAAEYRGGKCLSLTMVKGDLHTKLKWLCSEGHEFKASPYLVLKAGHWCSKCVQSPWNFDQQAKQNDFLAQVWYVDHCRSENNIYQ
- a CDS encoding TetR/AcrR family transcriptional regulator, translating into MNKSAISKRQLKAQRVKDLFIETTKNIIIEQGIKEVSARKVADEAGYTFATIYNHFKNMDELLFATRSKIIAELISVLQITANNSKNVIYDVFRCYIDYLVNNTNIFELLFYVKLNKQHTNFEKNVDYALLSEMFINSFKQLNYREELLDVCNTIFFSIHGMLMIYISGNFNMQKEELFLHLNKTLKLFKLEVNNA
- a CDS encoding BCCT family transporter; translated protein: MCKEGITIKKKNNVVFYISVIFTLAIVAWAMLIPQGFESAAKAAFNYLNTNFGWFYVLTMFSFVAFAIWIAFSKYGKIKLGPDDSKPAYSLMSWFAMLFSAGMGIGLVFWGVAEPLKHFINPLGAAAGSGAAADFAIKKSFFHWGLHPWANYCVLALALAYMQFRKGKPGLISSVFIPLLGEERANGPIGKLIDILAIFATIAGVATSLGLGTLQINSGLNFLFGIPETNLVKLAIVAIVTILFMISAVTGLDKGIKFLSNLNVSVAGILLIATAIVGPTLLIINTFTDGLGAYFGNFIRDSFRIGPYGDNSWYGGWTIFYWAWWIAWAPFVGTFIARISRGRTIKQFVGGVLLAPTLASFLWFAVFGATGINTGIDVATKAAAVTETSLFVVMQQYPLGTVISLIAVVLLCTFFVTSADSATFVLGMLSSNGEMNPSTKRKIIWGVIQSGLALSLLLVTANGLQMLQTASIVAAFPFAFIMIFAMISLVKILKTEKV
- the grdH gene encoding betaine reductase selenoprotein B translates to MKKAIVYLNQFFGQIGGEDKADFAPVIREGLVGPAMEYNKQLNAEVTHTVICGDNYMGSNEADAVEQILGFLADKEFDIFLAGPAFQAGRYGNACGVICKAVQEKFNVPVLTSMHEENPGVEMFRKDMIIFKGGRSAAAMRKNIKVIADYANKMFNNEELFDADTEGYFGRGIRHQVWREDKVPASERVVSMLIKKLRGEDFVSELPIPALDKVEIAAPIKDLSKATIAFATSGGIVPVANPDRIQSASATRWGRYSIKDMDRLEGGVFKTIHAGYDPAAADANPNVCVPIDALRAYEKEGKIGKLHEYFYSTVGTGTTQAEAARMGQEMVEYFVNEGVDAVVLSSTUGTCTRCGATIVKEIEKAGIPVVQMANLIPVAKTVGANKMVPTISIPYPLGDPSTSKEEQWKLRYHRVGVALDALTADVKEQTVFKVKY
- a CDS encoding glycine/sarcosine/betaine reductase component B subunit — encoded protein: MKLELGNFFVKDIVFGDVTSYANGILTVNKQEALAVVREDEHITEADIEIVKPGDNVRLVPVKEAIEPRIKLDGSPLFPGTTGDLVRAGSGRTHALKGCSVLVVGRHWGGFQDGLIDMAGEGAKYTYYSQLKNIVLVADSDEVFEQREQQKKNRALRWAGMRLAEYIGSCVKDLEPEELETYELEPVTKQKNTNDLPNVVMVLQPQSQMEELGYNDLFYGWDCNRMVPTFVHPNEILDGAIISGSFMPCSSKWSTYDFQNFPAIKSLYKEHGKSLNFLGVILSNLNVALEQKQRSALVVASMANALGADGAIVAEEGYGNPDADFIACIVALEDAGVKTVGLTNECTGRDGASQPLVTLDEKADAIVSCGNVSELIKLPPMERVIGELQALARDGLSGGWADDEILGASVKEDGSIIMENNAMFCGDQVVGWSTKTVKEY